The genomic DNA GAGCGTCTACTCCAGCTGTCAATAGAAGAAGGACGGCAAAGCGACCGAATTCGTCTGCTCGTTCACAAGAGTATGATCCTATCCTTACAAGGAAAGATTTCGGACTCCATGGACGTACTGGAAGAAGCGCTGGCATTGGCGCGGCCGGAAGGGTATATCCGGACCTTTGTCGACGAAGGAGCATCACTTGGGCAATTGTTGGATCAATATATCCGATTGCGCCAAAATCAGCTTCGCCGCCCCAGCCATAAGGTGCCTTTATCCTATGTGAAACGGCTGCGGAGACTGATTCCGCTAGCCGAAAGGGAAGCCGGTACTCCCCATGATAGAACGTTGGCTGCTCTTACAGCCAGAGAACAAAGCGTGCTTCGGTTGATGGAAACGGGAATGTCTAATAAAGAAATCGCGCTTAAATTGAATGTTTCCCTGGCAACCGTAAAAACACATATTAACAATATCTACTGCAAATTGCAATCCAAAAATCGCTTACAAGCGTTGGAACGTGCCAGAACACTACAATTGTTCTGACCCGTTCTTTTTATTTTGTACAAATTATCTCAACCACCCTGCTCAACCTTTTTGATCTTTTGTGCCGGGCAGGGTTGATCACAATGGGATTGGAAGAATATACAATAGATGGGGTGAAGCTATGCAGAGATTAACTTGAAGGAGGATTTGTAAGAGATGAATCCATGGGGAAAAAGCTTGGAACAATCATACATATGCAACAGGAGGAGCGGCTTGGTGAAGCTGTGCATCGCTTTGCTGCTCATCCAGTCGTTTCTGATCACGGTACCCTATGACAACGTGTCTGCTCAAGGGAGTTTTCATCCAGCCTTGAGTGATCGTTGGGGCGGGGTCCAGCAGATTGCAGGAGGGCGTTACCATTCCCTCGCTTTAACAGCGGACGGGGAAGTGCTGGCTTGGGGATCGAATGGGTATGGCAAAACAACGGTGCCGCTTGAGGCACAGTCCAATATTGTTTCGGTGAGCGCAGGACAGGATCACTCCCTGGCTCTCACATCCGGCGGCGAGGTCATCGCCTGGGGTGGGGGAAGATTCGGCGAAGCCAATGTACCGGCAGAAGCGAAAAGCGATATTATAGCGATTGCATCGGGTCCTGCTGCCTTCCATTCGTTAGCCCTCACTTCCTCAGGGAAAGTCATTGCCTGGGGTTCCAATTCTTACGGTCAATCGGATGTGCCGGAAGAAGCGGAAAGCGGCGTTATCGCCATTGCGGCAGGGTATTGGCATTCTTTAGCGTTAACGGCTGCCGGAGAAGTGATTGCATGGGGAGATGGGCGCGAAGGAAAACTCGATGTGCCTGACGAGGTGCAGGGCCAGGTAGTAGCCATTAGTGCAGGATTTAAACATTCTTTGGCGTTAACGGCTTCGGGCAAGGTGGTTGCTTGGGGGAGCGACGATTACGGACAATCTTCTGTGCCGGAAGAAGCGGAAAGCGGCGTTATCGCCATTGCGGCAGGGGAAAAACATTCTCTGGCCTTGAAATCTGACGGCTCTGTCATTGCCTGGGGCATTTCAGACGGTTCGTGGGAAGACAACGGACAAACGGTTGTACCCGAAACTGCGAAAAGTGGTGTGATCGCGATTGCAGCGGGATACCGACATTCGCTTGCCTTGAAAGCGGATGGGACGATCATTGCCTGGGGGGATAATGGTCAAGGTCAGACTGACGTGCCGGAACATGTCCATGAACGTGTGAAAGCCAAACAATTGGCTGCCGGGAGAAACCATTCGCTTGCGTTAACCTCCGATGGCCAAGTACTCGGCTGGGGAAGCGATCTGTACAATCGCCTTGCGATTCCTGCCGATTTGCAAGATGTGCGCGCCATTGAGGTGGGGGAGGAGTTTTCTCTGGCATTAAAAGCCGATGGCACGATTGTGATCTGGGGAGACGGTTCTCATTATGCGGCGATTCCACCTGAAGTGCAAGGACAGACAGTGGCAATCAGCGTAGGCAGCTATCACGCTTTGGCGTTGCAAGCCGATGGCACAGTCGTTGCCTGGGGTAGAATTGAAGGGGGGGAGAATGATAAGCGGCTCGATGTGCCTGATGATTTGGATCAGGTGATTGCCGTTAGTGCAGGATTGTTTCACTCCCTTGCTCTGAAGGCTGACGGTACAGTAGTGATTTGGGGAGCGAATCAATGGAACCAGCTGGATATGCCAGGTGGTCTGCATGATGTAAAAGCGATTAGCGCAGGACATTACCATTCCTTGGCGCTTAAAACGGATGGTACGGTGGTCGCTTGGGGAGATAATACGTTTAAACAGTTAGAAGTGCCCGAAAACCTGCAGGATGTTGTGGCCATCAGTGCAGGTCGCCATCATTCCGTTGCTTTAAAGTCGGACGGCACGGTGGTTGCCTGGGGAAATAACACATTTAACCAACTCGAAGTTCCTTCTAATTTGCGTGAAGTTGTAGCGATTTCGGCAGGTACACCTCTCACGTTAGCCTTGCAAGCTGACGGAGCGATTGTCGGCTGGGGCGATAATGTCTCGGATCAACTCATCATTCCAACAAGCGATCTCGAAACGATTGAGCTAAGAGATCAGAGCGGTCGGGAATTGGGACTCTTGTTTGATCCATCGAAGCAGGAATACACCGTTCCGATTGACAATAGCATCACTTCAGTGAATGTGCTGGCTACACTGGAAAACCCGGAGTATGCCGATGTGTATGTGAATGGTAAGCGACAATCCGATCAGGTCGAAGGAGTCAATATACCAGTAACCGATGAGCAAACGGTCGTTACCGTGGAAGTCGTCCCTTATTTGCAAGAAAGTAAAACGTATACGATCACGCTCTCACAAGAAGCGGAGCCAGAGCAAGTATCGAAGCCAGTCGCCAGTCCTGCGGGCGGTGCGGTTCCGGCTGGGACAACGGTGACGTTGAGCACGTATACGAACGATGCAATGATCTACTACACAACTGACGGCAGCACGCCTACTAGCAGCAGCATCGAATATACCGCGCCCATCGAAGTGACTGGGGGAATGACGCTCAAGGCAATTGCCGTAAAGGACGGCATGCTAGACAGCGAAGTGCTGGAGGAGCATTACACGATCTTACCTCCTGATCAAGTCGCCAAGCCGATCGCAAGTCCTGCGGGAGGTGCAGTCCCGGCTGGTACAACGGTGACGTTGAGCACGTATACGAACGATGCAACAATCTACTACACGATGGACGGCAGCAAACCGACAAGCAGCAGCGCCGAATATACCGCACCCATCGAAGTGACGGAGGAAATGACGCTCAAAGCGATTGCGGTGAAGGAAGGCATGCTGGACAGCGAGGTAATGGAGGAACAGTATACAATCCTGCAACCGGGGCAGGTAGCTTCGCCGATCGCAAGTCCGTCCGGCGGAGCGGTTCCATCTGGCACGAAGGTAACATTGAGCACGACAACTGAAGGAGCAACAATCTACTACACAACGGACGGCAGCGAACCGACAAGCAGCAGTGCCGAATATACCACGCCCATCGAAGTGACGGAGGAAATGACGATCAAAGCGATTGCGGTGAAGGAAGGTATGCTCGACAGCGAAGTGATGGGGGAGCATTACACGATCCTATTACCTGATCAAGTAGCGAAACCTGTTGCAGATCCATCAGGTGGTGCGGTTCCATCTGGCACCAAGGTGAGGTTGAGCACGACAACTGAAGGAGCAACAATCTACTACACGACGGACGGCAGCAAACCGACAAGCAACAGTGCCGAATATACCGCACCCATCGAAGTGATTGGGGGAATGACGCTCAAGGCGATTGCGGTGAAGGCAGGTATGCTAGACAGCGAAGTGCTGGAGGAGCATTACACGATCCTATTACCTGATCAAGTAGCGAAACCTGTTGCAGATCCATCAGGTGGTGCGGTTCCATCTGGCACCAAGGTGACGTTGAGCACGACAACTGAAGGAGCAACAATCTACTACACGACGGACGGCAGTACGCCAACGAGCAACAGTGCCGAATATACCACGCCCATCGAAGTGACCGCAAAGATGACGATCAAGGCAATTGCAGTGAAGTCTGGCATGCTCGACAGCGAAGAGATGGAAGAACAATATACGATTCTATCACCTGATCAAGTAGCGAAACCTGTTGCAGATCCATCAGGCGGTACGGTTCCGTCTGGTACAAGGGTGACATTGAGTTCGTCGACCGAAGGAGCGACGATTTATTACACGACGGATGGCAGCACGCCGACAAGCAGCAGTATGGAATATACCACACCCATTGAAGTGACCTCGGAGATGACGCTCAAGGCAATTGCAGTAAAGGCTGGCATGCTTGACAGCGAAGAGATGGAGGAACAGTATACGATTGCAACGATACCTGCACCAGCGAATTTAACAGCTTCTGCGGCTGATCGTTCCGTTACATTAAAGTGGGATGCTGTCACGGGAACAGGCAGCGTGACTTACGCAGTTTACCAAGCGGAAGGCCCATCGGCTTCTGTCGATCCGGCGAACTGGAAGCTCATTCAATCGAATGTTACAGCGAACTCCTATATCGTCACAGGATTGACGAACGGAACAACGTATGCATTTGCAGTGAAGGCTATCTCTGAGGAAGGAGCCAGTGATATCTCCAACGTAGCGACAGCGACCCCAAGAGCACCAGGGGGGAACAGTGATTCAGGAGGCGGTTGGGGTGGATATGTATTATCTAGTAATGCTGACTTGGCAGATTTGCAAGTATGGGCAAACGAGAAATCGTTGAAACTAAGCCCTTCATTTACTTCTGGAACAACAGAATATACGGCCCGTACAGAAGGCGAACGAATTGAGATTGTGGTCAAAGAAGCTCACTCCGCGGCGAAAGTGATATGGAAGGGCAAGGTAATTACGGACAGTATTCAAGTCGATTTGGAGGAAGGCGACAATACGATTGAGCTAACGGTACAAGCGGAGAATGGCACGAAGAAAACCTATACGCTGACCATTTATCGTGAAATGCCAAAGCCAAATGAACCGGTTATTGCATTTACCGACATCGCTGGACACTGGGCGGAGGACTATATCATGCGTGCTGTAGAGAAAGGCTTTGTCAGCGGTTATCCGGACGGCACTTTTGAGCCAAACAATCCGGTTACTCGCGCCGAGTTTACTGTGATGCTGGCAGGTGCATTGAAACTGGAAGGCAACGGTTCTGAGCTAACTTTCACGGATCATGACCGGATCGGCGGATGGGCGAAGCAAGCCGTTGCGCAGGCCGTACAAGCGGGCATCGTGGATGGGTACAACGATGGCAGCTTCCGTCCAAACGCACAGATCACCCGCGTAGAAATGGCTGCGATGATCGCTCGGGCGTTACAACTACAGCTTAACGCTAACGCGTCAACCGGCTTTGCCGATGATGAAGCGATTCCGCAGTGGGCGAAAGGGGCGGTCGAAGCCATCCGCAAACTTGGCATTGTCGATGGCCGCGGCGGAAACCGTTTTGTGCCGAACGAAACGGCTACCCGTGCAGAAGCGACGGTGATGCTGCTAAGATTGTTGGATAGATGATAGAGCATCGTGCTGACAAGTATTTCCCTCATCGTCACGAAGTGAAATCAATGTCCGTCCTATATAGACTGGAAACGCACTTGTAATCTGTATGCTGCATGATGACGATCACCGGAAAGCCGTATGAGGGAAAACCTCACGTACGGTTTGATGAGGAGGGGCTGGCTCCGCCCAGCCTTTCACTCTAGCTTCAATGTTTTCAGTTTGAAATGAGTAAATCTTTTTATAATGGTTGCCAGGTTTTTAGCGTTTTCTTCATTGATACATTGATACAAAGGTGGGAAATATATGAAGATGAATAAAAAATTCAATCTGTTATTCGCTATTTTTTGTTATATGGCCATTATACTTGTCGATGGCAGCGTTGAAGCATCTGCTGCTGAGTCGTTTATACAAGGCTCTGGATATGAGCAAGGGAATTATGACCTGGAAGCGATTCAACCGACGGCGTTTAACTGGACGAGACAGTCGAGGTTTTCCGGCAGCGAAGCGTTTGATATGAAATGGTCATTTAAAACTGAAGGACGTGTACGTTCATCACCGGCGATAGCTGCAGACGGTACAATTTATGTCGGCTCAGACGACGGGCATTTGTATGCGTTGACGGCGAGTGGCGAGCAGAAATGGAAATTTGCGATCAATGGTAGTGATTTTGGCAACCCCGGCATTTATTCGTCGCCATCCATCGGAGCTGATGGGACGATCTACGTCGGGGGGGATGACAGTTATTTATATGCGATTCATCCAGACGGTACTTTGAAATGGGATTTGAAAATAGGGTCACTGGTTTTCGTGTCCCCTTCACCAGCCATCGGAGCGGACGGGACGATTTATGTCGCTACCGAGGACGGTACTTTTCATGCAATTTCCGACGATGGAGACACGGGAAGGGAAAAGTGGTCATACAAAATATCAGCATTTTGGCCGATGATTAAGTCGTCCCCGGTAATTGCAGCTGATGGTAAGATCTATGTGGGTGATTTCGAAGGTATTCTCTATGCATTTGAACCGGAGCAAGATGCGGATGATGTCAAGCCGAAATGGATCTTTGAAACTAAAACGGGTAGTGCGATCAGAGCGACACCGGCAATCGGGGATGATGGGACGATCTACTTGGGTTCAGAGGATGGTAATTTATATGTACTGGATTCGTCGGGTCAATTACAATGGAGGTTTGATGCAAAAGATCCGATCTCCAGCACTCCGGTTATCGGTTCTGACGGTACGATCTATATAAAGACTCATTCGAAACTCTATGCATTTGCGCCGCAACAAGCGGCGGATGACGTTAGCCCCAGATGGTCGGCGGAATTTGGATACGTTACTTATGCTACGCCGATTGTCGATGCCAATGGCATGCTTTATGTCGGAACTCACGACAGCAATTTGTACGCGATAGATTCAGCGGGCAATATGCGGTGGTCATTTCAGACAGGCGGTTCGATTACTTCATCAGCGGCCATCGGTGCCGATGGTACGATTTATGTGGGTTCTTACGATGGACATTTATATGCGATCGGGCAGGTTGATATAAATGCTCCGACTAACGTAACGGCAAAGGCTGGAGAAAGGTCTGTGCAGCTTGAATGGGAGGTGGTTTCTGATGCCTCCTCTTACGCAATCTATATGGCTACAGGATCAGAGCCGCCGGATACGCAGGATTTATCGAACTGGAAACCATTAAATGACGAGCCGCTTATGGACACATCATGGCTGGTTGATGAGTTAAAGGCAGGAACAAAATATTGGTTTGCTGTGCAAGCCGTTACTGAAGGGAATAGTAGAAGCCAGTTGTCAGCTCCGGTTAGCGCAACGCCGTATGCTGTGGTAAAAGCGGTGAATGATCTCAATACGCTTGAAATAAGCAAGCATATCACGAGCGATCAATTAGCGCAATATTTGCCAATCGAGGTTTCTATACAACTGCACAACGAGACGTTAGAGCCGGATGTGGGAGTCAATTGGGAAATAGTGAATTCTGATTACAATCCGGATCAATCTGGGACATATTGGATATCTGGAAGCTTGCAATTGCCCGAATATTATCTGAACCCGGATAAATTGAAGGCAAAGCTACAGGTTCGTGTTTTACCGGGGTCGAATGCCAAGTTGTCTGAGATTCGAATCAATGGTAAAATTTTAGAAAATTTCAATCCAGATCTGTTTACTTATTATTTGACGGTACCTTATTCAATGGATCGCGTGACAGTAACAGCTTCAACTTACGACTCATCGGCATCGTATGAGGTGATTGGTGGGCAAGAAGCGGTGCTCGAGATCGGTGACAATTCGATTTATATCCAAGTTATATCAGAAAATGAAAAGGAGGAGCGCACTTATTCTTTATACATTGAGCGCCAACTGCTAACGATTACGGAAATTCATAGGCCAGATACGATATATGTGCCTTATAACACGAAGTTGCAGGATGTTTCCGTACCCGATTCGGTGTATGTTACGTTGGACGATCTTCGCACGATTGAGGTGCAAGTGAGCTGGAATGAAGTTCACCCTGAATACAATGGCAAGGTGGCTGGTCGTTATGAATTTATAGGCACCTTGCAATTGCCTGAGTGGGTGAACAATCCGCTGAATATCAAGGCGAAGGTAAGTGTGATCGTGCTGGACGAGCGTAAGCGAAGCTCCTCGTCATCACCGTCTTCCCGTACGGATCGTGTTTCCAGCGATGCCAAGCTTTCATCACTGGAAATATGGGCAAACGGTCGGATGTTAACTTTACAACCTTCGTTTGCTCCTGATGTGCATGATTACACCGTATTTACAGATGCAGAGGAAATGGTATTTATTGCTCAAGCAGCGCACGATGCGGCCGAAGTGTACGTTGATGGTGTACTTTTGTCACGCTCGGTGCCGATCAGCAAGAAGCTGACAAGTGGCAACAATGAGTTCACGTTTGTCGTTCGTGCGGAAGACGGTACCGAGAAGCGATATACGCTGACCGTGATTCGAGAGACGGCTACTCATGAATCGTCGATGCCATTTTCTGATATTGCCGGACACTGGGCGGAGGACTATATCATGCGTGCTGTAGAGAAAGGCTTTGTCAGCGGTTATCCGGACGGCACTTTTGAGCCAAACAATCCGGTTACTCGCGCCGAGTTTACTGTGATGCTGGCAGGTGCATTGAAACTGGAAGGCAACGGTTCTGAGCTAACTTTCACGGATCATGACCGGATCGGCGGATGGGCGAAGCAAGCCGTTGCGCAGGCCGTACAAGCGGGCATCGTGGATGGGTACAACGATGGCAGCTTCCGTCCAAACGCACAGATCACCCGCGTAGAAATGGCTGCGATGATCGCTCGGGCGTTACAACTACAGCTTAACGCTAACGCGTCAACCGGCTTTGCCGATGATGAAGCGATTCCGCAGTGGGCGAAAGGGGCGGTCGAAGCCATCCGCAAACTTGGCATTGTCGATGGCCGCGGCGGAAACCGGTTTGTGCCGAACGAAACGGCTACCCGTGCAGAAGCGACGGTGATGCTGCTAAGATTGTTGGATAGATGATAGAGCATCGTGCTGACAAGTATTTCCCTCCGATTGGGAAGCGATCAGTTCCGACGAATCCGGGGAACAACAGCAGTGCGTGAACAAGGCCATGCTTGCGATGGAAAGAATTGATCTGGAAGCCTTGGAGAAGGCGAGGAGTGGACTTTATGACGGACAATGATGTGGAACTTGCGGTCTCCGCACATTAGAAAGGAAGTGAAAGGAAAATGAGACCGTTTAAATCATCCGTTCTGTTGGCGGCGTTAGTTCTTTTTTTCGGATGGACCTGGACACAACTGTTTGGGAATGTCGGCATATCGGTTCAGGCCGCCGATGACGGTGCATTCGCGCCGTTAAGCAGTGATTTTGCCGGCGGCTCAGGCACGGAAGAAGCCCCGTATATTATCGAAACCGCTGAACAGCTGAACAAAGTGAGAGATTATCTGGATGCCCATTTCAAATTGGGAGCCGATATTAATCTTTCAACTTACAGTTCCGGAGAAGGATGGTTGCCAATCGCAACGGAATACTCTTCTCCTTTTACCGGAACATTTGATGGCAACGGCTATCAAATTACAGGTTTAAAGATCAACCGTGAAGATGAGAACTACCAATCTTTGTTTGGAGTAACGTCAGAAACGGCTGTCATCCGGAATGTCCATCTCGAGGTCGTGGAGATCAAGGGGTATGATTACATCGGCGGGTTAGTAGGGTATAGCTACGGGATGATTGAAAACAGTACGGTAACGGGAACCCTTATTCGAGGAGAAATGAAGGTTGGCGGGTTAGCCGGTATTGTTAGAAATGACGTGATCGGGTCATCCGCCCATATCGAAGTTGTCGGAGAGCGTGAAGTCGGGGGTCTGGCAGGTCTATTTAGGGGTTCGACTGGTAAAAAGATTACGATTCGCGATTCATTTGCAACTGGTGACGTTGCGGGCATAAATAATCTTGTAGGTGGTTTAGTTGGCATAATTTCATCGGGAAATATAGGAAGTGTCAATGAAATCACGAATTCATATGCGACTGGGGAGGTTAATGGAGACCAGCTTGTAGGTGGATTTGTTGGTAAAGCTGAAGCCCTTCCATCTGGTGTGGTCAGAATTAAGAACTCCTATGCGACAGGGAATGTCAACGGTAAGCAATACGTGGGTGGTTTGATCGGATTTAATGTTACAAATGGTTACGATTCGCCAATAAGTTCAGTGATAGAAGTTGAGCATTGTTACGCGACAGGCAAG from Paenibacillus woosongensis includes the following:
- a CDS encoding chitobiase/beta-hexosaminidase C-terminal domain-containing protein; translated protein: MKLCIALLLIQSFLITVPYDNVSAQGSFHPALSDRWGGVQQIAGGRYHSLALTADGEVLAWGSNGYGKTTVPLEAQSNIVSVSAGQDHSLALTSGGEVIAWGGGRFGEANVPAEAKSDIIAIASGPAAFHSLALTSSGKVIAWGSNSYGQSDVPEEAESGVIAIAAGYWHSLALTAAGEVIAWGDGREGKLDVPDEVQGQVVAISAGFKHSLALTASGKVVAWGSDDYGQSSVPEEAESGVIAIAAGEKHSLALKSDGSVIAWGISDGSWEDNGQTVVPETAKSGVIAIAAGYRHSLALKADGTIIAWGDNGQGQTDVPEHVHERVKAKQLAAGRNHSLALTSDGQVLGWGSDLYNRLAIPADLQDVRAIEVGEEFSLALKADGTIVIWGDGSHYAAIPPEVQGQTVAISVGSYHALALQADGTVVAWGRIEGGENDKRLDVPDDLDQVIAVSAGLFHSLALKADGTVVIWGANQWNQLDMPGGLHDVKAISAGHYHSLALKTDGTVVAWGDNTFKQLEVPENLQDVVAISAGRHHSVALKSDGTVVAWGNNTFNQLEVPSNLREVVAISAGTPLTLALQADGAIVGWGDNVSDQLIIPTSDLETIELRDQSGRELGLLFDPSKQEYTVPIDNSITSVNVLATLENPEYADVYVNGKRQSDQVEGVNIPVTDEQTVVTVEVVPYLQESKTYTITLSQEAEPEQVSKPVASPAGGAVPAGTTVTLSTYTNDAMIYYTTDGSTPTSSSIEYTAPIEVTGGMTLKAIAVKDGMLDSEVLEEHYTILPPDQVAKPIASPAGGAVPAGTTVTLSTYTNDATIYYTMDGSKPTSSSAEYTAPIEVTEEMTLKAIAVKEGMLDSEVMEEQYTILQPGQVASPIASPSGGAVPSGTKVTLSTTTEGATIYYTTDGSEPTSSSAEYTTPIEVTEEMTIKAIAVKEGMLDSEVMGEHYTILLPDQVAKPVADPSGGAVPSGTKVRLSTTTEGATIYYTTDGSKPTSNSAEYTAPIEVIGGMTLKAIAVKAGMLDSEVLEEHYTILLPDQVAKPVADPSGGAVPSGTKVTLSTTTEGATIYYTTDGSTPTSNSAEYTTPIEVTAKMTIKAIAVKSGMLDSEEMEEQYTILSPDQVAKPVADPSGGTVPSGTRVTLSSSTEGATIYYTTDGSTPTSSSMEYTTPIEVTSEMTLKAIAVKAGMLDSEEMEEQYTIATIPAPANLTASAADRSVTLKWDAVTGTGSVTYAVYQAEGPSASVDPANWKLIQSNVTANSYIVTGLTNGTTYAFAVKAISEEGASDISNVATATPRAPGGNSDSGGGWGGYVLSSNADLADLQVWANEKSLKLSPSFTSGTTEYTARTEGERIEIVVKEAHSAAKVIWKGKVITDSIQVDLEEGDNTIELTVQAENGTKKTYTLTIYREMPKPNEPVIAFTDIAGHWAEDYIMRAVEKGFVSGYPDGTFEPNNPVTRAEFTVMLAGALKLEGNGSELTFTDHDRIGGWAKQAVAQAVQAGIVDGYNDGSFRPNAQITRVEMAAMIARALQLQLNANASTGFADDEAIPQWAKGAVEAIRKLGIVDGRGGNRFVPNETATRAEATVMLLRLLDR
- a CDS encoding PQQ-binding-like beta-propeller repeat protein; amino-acid sequence: MKMNKKFNLLFAIFCYMAIILVDGSVEASAAESFIQGSGYEQGNYDLEAIQPTAFNWTRQSRFSGSEAFDMKWSFKTEGRVRSSPAIAADGTIYVGSDDGHLYALTASGEQKWKFAINGSDFGNPGIYSSPSIGADGTIYVGGDDSYLYAIHPDGTLKWDLKIGSLVFVSPSPAIGADGTIYVATEDGTFHAISDDGDTGREKWSYKISAFWPMIKSSPVIAADGKIYVGDFEGILYAFEPEQDADDVKPKWIFETKTGSAIRATPAIGDDGTIYLGSEDGNLYVLDSSGQLQWRFDAKDPISSTPVIGSDGTIYIKTHSKLYAFAPQQAADDVSPRWSAEFGYVTYATPIVDANGMLYVGTHDSNLYAIDSAGNMRWSFQTGGSITSSAAIGADGTIYVGSYDGHLYAIGQVDINAPTNVTAKAGERSVQLEWEVVSDASSYAIYMATGSEPPDTQDLSNWKPLNDEPLMDTSWLVDELKAGTKYWFAVQAVTEGNSRSQLSAPVSATPYAVVKAVNDLNTLEISKHITSDQLAQYLPIEVSIQLHNETLEPDVGVNWEIVNSDYNPDQSGTYWISGSLQLPEYYLNPDKLKAKLQVRVLPGSNAKLSEIRINGKILENFNPDLFTYYLTVPYSMDRVTVTASTYDSSASYEVIGGQEAVLEIGDNSIYIQVISENEKEERTYSLYIERQLLTITEIHRPDTIYVPYNTKLQDVSVPDSVYVTLDDLRTIEVQVSWNEVHPEYNGKVAGRYEFIGTLQLPEWVNNPLNIKAKVSVIVLDERKRSSSSSPSSRTDRVSSDAKLSSLEIWANGRMLTLQPSFAPDVHDYTVFTDAEEMVFIAQAAHDAAEVYVDGVLLSRSVPISKKLTSGNNEFTFVVRAEDGTEKRYTLTVIRETATHESSMPFSDIAGHWAEDYIMRAVEKGFVSGYPDGTFEPNNPVTRAEFTVMLAGALKLEGNGSELTFTDHDRIGGWAKQAVAQAVQAGIVDGYNDGSFRPNAQITRVEMAAMIARALQLQLNANASTGFADDEAIPQWAKGAVEAIRKLGIVDGRGGNRFVPNETATRAEATVMLLRLLDR